One segment of Babesia bigemina genome assembly Bbig001, chromosome : II DNA contains the following:
- a CDS encoding mitochondrial carrier protein, putative has protein sequence MSREATSVERCPEKGADPESGGAASKSSRNNSYVLCGMLSGVITKTICAPFDRIRLLYQVQPMFAQVNATGEQYSGAFKYQGVIRTAQKIIVEEGICGLWRGNMMNMMRGGLCYATKFGINDGAKEQLRTLGVLQRWFDLRVERSDNPVRTKAQNTVMLSLLSGASAGMLQKSLSYPLDVMSVRMALGVNTKVLSTNCTYNSIPDCFFKILRSEGIRGFFKGFFPTLCTGVPYVALQMSFFDFYKKKLTAACGFEKDQLNLKQVAFISSVAGSAAGFSALSIVFPGDTVRKRMMNNAISDEKRLYLNARHCVKYIFRNEGIMAFYYGLFPSLLKSLPSGALQFVMYEVLKHLMSKP, from the exons ATGTCGCGAGAAGCCACCTCCGTGGAGCGCTGCCCCGAAAAGGGAGCGGACCCCGAGTCCGGCGGCGCCGCGTCTAAGAGCTCCAGGAACAACAGCTACGTCTTATGTGGTATGCTCTCCGGTGTTATCACGAAGACAATTTGCGCTCCCTTCGACCGCATTCGTCTGCTGTACCAGGTGCAGCCGATGTTTGCGCAGGTGAATGCCACCGGCGAGCAGTATTCTGGCGCTTTCAAATACCAAGGCGTGATACGTACGGCACAGAAGATCATTGTGGAGGAAGGCATATGCGGCCTATGGCGCGGCAACATGATGAACATGATGCGCGGAGGCCTGTGCTACGCAACCAAGTTCGGGATCAACGACGGCGCCAAGGAGCAGCTGAGGACCTTGGGTGTGCTGCAACGCTGGTTTGACCTGCGTGTGGAGCGGTCGGACAACCCTGTACGCACGAAGGCGCAGAACACGGTCATGCTATCGCTACTCTCTGGTGCATCGGCAGGCATGCTGCAGAAGTCCTTATCGTATCCTCTCGACGTCATGAGCGTGCGCATGGCGCTGGGTGTGaacaccaaggtgctgagtACCAATTGCACGTACAACAGCATCCCCGACTGCTTCTTTAAGATTCTACGCTCTGAAGGCATACGCGGATTTTTTAAGGGATTCTTCCCCACGCTGTGCACAGGCGTGCCATACGTGGCGTTACAGATGTCATTTTTCGATTTTTACAAGAAGAAGCTCACCGCTGCATGCGGCTTTGAGAAGGATCAGCTTAACCTGAAACAGGTGGCGTTCATTTCATCGGTTGCGGGTTCGGCAGCTGGATTTTCTGCGTTGTCTATAGTGTTTCCAG GCGACACCGTGCGCAAGCGCATGATGAATAACGCCATCTCGGATGAGAAAAGGCTCTACCTAAACGCACGACATTGCGTCAAGTACATCTTCCGCAACGAAG GAATAATGGCCTTCTATTACGGCCTTTTCCCGTCGCTGCTAAAGTCGTTGCCGTCTGGCGCGCTGCAGTTCGTGATGTACGAAGTTCTCAAGCACTTAATGAGTAAGCCTTAG